A region of the Haematobia irritans isolate KBUSLIRL chromosome 5, ASM5000362v1, whole genome shotgun sequence genome:
accatgcaaaaattggtccgcactggtccataattatatatagcccccatataaaccgatcccccgaattgacttgcggagcctctaaaagaaacaaatttcatccgatccggctgttagtatatggtctctaacaaacatgcaaaaattggtccgcaatggtccataattatatatagccccatataaaccgatccccagaatttacctccgaagcctcatggatgagcaaaattcatccgatttagttgaaatttggtacgtggtgttagtatatggtctctaacaaccatgcaggaatttgtccatatcggtccataattatatgtagcacccatataaaccgatacccagatttgacctccggagcccctcggaacagcaaaattcacccgatccgcttgaaatttggtacgtgctgttagtatatggtctctaacaaccatgcgaaacttggtccatagcggtcttaattatatatatacccccatttaaacagatccccagatttgacctccggagctcttggaggagcaaaattcatccgattcggttgaaatttggtacatgatgtaagtatatgctctctaacaaccaagcaaaaattggtccatattggtccataattatatatagcccccatataaaccaatcccccgatttgacttgcggagcctccaaaagaagcaaatttctttcgatccggtcgaaatttggtacatggtgttaacaagtatgccaaaaattggtccatatcggtctatagaaaattttaccaaatttttattactatagaaaattttgtcaaaattatgttacaaacaagtatatacagcagtaagttcggccgggccgaatcttaaatacccaccaccatgaaccagatattagggtttcctttgaaatttcaggagggctagaggacttgaggacacttcccgaagataaatttaaagatttcacctatgaggactatatcagattctggatttataagaaccatttttgcttgagttttagaggaatcattaacatctcttgtaagtgtgcaagaaaaatataaaataacgccttgatttgaaatcttaaatctgtagaagtaaaatctggaaattttacattgagtttcaaacaattttcatgatcagtatttacaatttctggcaaatcagataaaaactacggtttctagaaacccaaggagtttaatcgggagatcgttctgatgggggctatactaaaatatggaccgatactcaccgctttcggcacacctctttatgacccgaaaatacctatagatttccaatttcaggcaaataggataaaaacttcggattctagaagcccaagaagtaaaatcgggaaatcggtctatatgggggctatacaaaaatatggaccgatactcaccattttcggcacacctctttatggtcccaaaatacctctagatttccaatttcagacaaattggataaaaactacggtttctataaacccaagaccccaaatcgggaggtcgttttatatggggaccataagcgtaggaaggcctctggggagggggcttagaccccccagaaaaattttacccccccagaatttgaaaacctatttacgattttacatttttctaaaaattaaacaagtatatacacagcagaaagttccgctaaagattttcatgcacaatcgaattactttggttgtggtagcagttgccgatggcaatgtttttaatctggtatttataaaataaatctgtggttgaacttttgatttagttgaataactaaagctcctttattattttgtttagtctggtttagtcaatttaatttaaaaaatagtaattgatactatttgggggctacaccaaaatatggaccgatactcaccattctcggcacacctctttatggtcctaaaatacctctagatttccaatttcagacaaattggataaaaactacggtttctataagcccaagaccccaaatcgggagatcgctctatatggtggctataccaaaatatggacggatactcacaatttttggcacacgtatttgtggtcctacaatacctctagatttccaatttcaggtaaattgaataaaaactgcggtttctataagcccaagaagtaaaatcgggagatcggtctatatgggggctataccaaaacatggaccgacactcaccatttttggcacacctctttatggtcataaaatacctctagattttcaatttcgcgcaaattggatgacaactacggtttctataagcgaaagaccccaaatcgggaggtcggtttatatgggggctataccaaaccatggaccgacactcaccatttttggcacacctcttcaaggtcccaaaatacctctagattttcaatttcgcgcaaattggatgaaaactacggtttctataagcgaaagaccccaaatcgggaggtcggtttatatgggggctataccaaaacatggaccgacactcaccatttttggcacacctcttcaaggtcccaaaatatctctagattttcaatttcgcgcaaattggatgaaaactacgatttctataagcgaaagaccccaaatcgggaggtcggtttatatgggggctataccaaaacattgcccgatatagcccatcttcgaacttgacctgcgcgcagacaaaagacgattctgtgccaaatttcaggacgatagctccattattgaatgctgtagcgtgattacaacagacagccagacagacagacagacagacagacggacagacggacatgcttatatcgtcttagaatttctccctgatcaagaatatatatactttatatagtcggaaatcgatatttcgatgcgttacaaacggaatgacaaacgtcaccattctatggtggtgggtataaaaaaaattttgccaaaatgttatttttatagaaaattttgtcaaaattttatttctatagaaaattttgtcaaaacttatttctatagaaaattttgtcaaaattttgagaagacggtgttaagaagttttgagatatcggcaagtgttaccgcaacccaagtaattcgattgtggatgacagtctttagtacgagtttctatggtggagggtacataagtttcggcctggccgaacttacggccatataaacttgtttttttttttggctaagcGAAAGTaacaattttaagtttttgttatttattaccctaattttctttttattttgcagcTCGGACTAAAGCTTTAATTTaagttataatacatatatatttacttcATATTTCTCATATCATTTcacaatatagtttttttttttgttgaccgTAAATacattctatgcatttcagttagTTTTTGGATGAATGCACTTTTAGAAAGTGTAATTTGTCTCCATCTTATTTAGCGGGTAATGGTCTCTCGGCCAACAgccagaacaacaacaacaacatgggATCGATTGAGTATAGAAAATGATTAAAGAGATTGAGAGAGAAGGGagtaaaattgagaaaatataaTGATTTTGGCTTTTGCTCATTTAATGGAAAATGTGAGTAACTTGAATGTACTCTCATAAAAAGTCTACGGTCACACAACCACACAGTAAACATGTCAAATTAAATGGGGACGTTATTTaagcaaattgaaaaacaaacattttgcacATTGCCAATACCTATAAAACTATAACTGTACCTGTGTTTAACATGAATCTCAAATAACACATAACAAACAGTCCACATTTACTCGATAACTTGGTAAGGAAATAGAATTGCAAACACTCGGCATGAAATCAAATTGCAAACTCATACGACAACAAAGCAATTTCATTGCTTACAAACACTCTATTCAATAATGTAAATACCATACATACCTTATTGTATCCGCTTGTGTATTTAAGTTTACTAAAATTAATCTTGAATTTAGCATTATCACTATCTTTTGCGTTTATACGTTTGTTCGTAATtattaacaaaatgaaatacatacatatacataacACACAGATTtcacacaaataaataaataaggtgATCAAGGTCACAGTAGTGAAACAAACAATCAAATGCACAGCACAAGATCAAAACCAGAACTAACTATGTCGATGTGTATGcatcaaattaaaaacttaCCAATTGGAAACGGAAGCTCAATCTCCAAAATTGCAAGAAACTCTTTCATTCAAATTGTAAGAAACTCTCTCAATGGAGAACGCAAAATAAATAACTCTCCAAACTCTacaaagattttgcaaattcacTGAGAACTCAAAATCTTACCTTCtctgagtttttttttatagttctaATGGTTCTGGCTTAATATGTGGTAGTGTGGTATACACACTGACCCAGTGGTGTTTGTCTGCAAGACATCCTCAACGAATCGTGCACGACCGTTTTAAATCCTTGAAGACATACTGTGGACACTTCACACAAATCGTTGACGACATTTTCATACAAATGTCGCAAATTTCCAGCACGAAATTCTAAGCGACAATGTGAACGATCATGTCATTGACGACAACATCGCTTACAGTGTCGTCTACATTGTCGTCAATGATAAAGTGGCAGACACTGTCGTCTACATTGTCGTCAACGATAAAGTGGGAGACACTGTCTTCTACAGTTTCGTCGATGAAACTATAAGAGACTCCATCCTTTAGATTTTCGTCAATGACATAGTGGGAGATACTGTCTTCTACATTTTCGTTGAAGAATTAGTAGTAGACACTGTCTACCTCGTTTTCGTTAATGACAATATTAACGAcactgtcctgcattttgtctttaaagattCCTCTATAATTACAAAGAAACacgtatttataaaataatggatatgtttttattttatatgacaaacaattaaaattaaagactaagtgttattttatatgaaaaataaaatattaaaatagcataaatgaattttagattacagaaattaaaataaaaataataattcattaaaaatcgaaatttatatttatatataaaattacttaaatattattttcttttagtttGCGGGAATTTTGTTTGTGGCTGGTATTTTTTATTCTTCTTATAGCTGTTCGCAACTTTTCGACGAAAGCTTCGTATGTAAGACCATCACATTTAACCGCTTCTGAAAGTATAAAAAACATGTGAAATTAGaagttattataaaaaatagtaTTACTGCTAAACCTACCATATAATCCGTTTATAATATTTGAATACGATTTAAGGCTTTTCTTCTCCTTTGTCCCATCATAATTATGTTCCATTATTATGCTCTTGGCTATGATACGATCAATATTCATTAAGTtacccaataaaatttttctcatcacagaaacctaaaataaaataaaaatattataaatgaaataaacagTATTCAATTATGTTTTACTTACTATTCCAGCTTGCCTATCGGTACGTAGGTCAGCATCCAACTTTTTAAGCGCCTCGTCAGAGTCAATGGGAAATAAAGTTTGTGCTGATTCGTAAAAATTGATGTTTCGTcgcagcaaaatattattttctgcaaTTAATTTTGCCATCTCTTCTTGctgtcgaaaaattttatttatatcggatTTTATTCCTGCAATTTCCTTCGAAAGCtgttccattttaaaaatctaaagtaaaataataaaacaaaataaagtaaaataacaaaacagtAAAGTAACGGACAGACGTGTGTGATTCTATGCATTTACACACAATTATGTAAAAGTGGCATAACAACAAAATTGTCGTCGTGGGGTAAATACATCATTTTACATTTAATGTCGTTTTCGTCCATTTTAATTTCGTCTTGTCCGTCCAAATTATTTACAATTGCAATGCCCAATTGCATTGATGGAATGGGtaaattgaagaaattattgaGGTTTAATATTTGTTCCGCGTATAtgttattgttacgaatttttgttattttatatattcGTAAGAATTCGGAATTCtccttattttttaataaaaccaaattatTGGGAATTTTACTTGCAACATAGCAGCGTGTTCcgttaatattaataattttcccccactttttattacaggatagaggtttattttcattaataatatcaTCATCCtcgaaaatatttcttatttgttCTAAAATTTTCCCTGGTTGTTTCACACTTTTTTTTATCAACTGCATATAGTTTTCAAAATCATAGGCAGAAAACGTTGTTAGTAGCCCAATTGAATTTACACATTCCTTTACATGCAGTAAACCATGTACATTGTATGTTAAGTATTTTTCTCCGTATATAtcggagaaaattttgacaaagtcgtCTAAAAGCAATTGGGCATTATCtaaattgtttttgtaattgTAAGGACAGCAAAGTAGCCTGTAGAAGCAATGCAAAAGCAGAAAGTGATAGTATTCATTTTCTGTCAAAAGATTTTTAAGAATTACTATGCCTGTGTACAAAGCAAACATCCTAAATTCGGTCGCTTTCCACCTATTAAGTTGATCTATGGATCTTGGTTTCCTATTAAATTCTATGGGTATATATCCAACTAATGATAACAGAGAATTTGTCATTGaacaaatttgattggaatttaaattttttactattaaatttaacattttacgCGTAACTCCTAAGTCAAAAAGATGCATGGGGTCAAGTGGGAATTGAGAAACCATTCCAATGCCCTGTACTTCTAAATCGTGAGTATTTTCGCGGAAAAAATTCAGGTGATGTTCTTTGGAACTTCGCTCTTTAAACATTTGGTCAGTTCTAGGTACGCCCCTTAAGCTTGAATACACCGTCACTCTTTCCACCTTTTTACCGATCTGTAGACACATGCTGCAGCCATGAAAAGCATTGTGACCGACGCAGCCCGTAACGAATGCTCTTGCAGGAGCGTCACACGAAAAACatttaataataattgataCATTATGGCCTTTGTAAGAAAATCCGTTTctctttatttccattaaattattattaaagtcatgaagAAAACAATTAATAGAAACAGGCTTTGAAACTCCACAATATATTCCGATAGGGAAAACTATATTAACGTTTAAATTCAGGACTTTTCCTAATATCGGCCATAGTCCAGTCTGACTGCTTTTAAATAGAGGTAGTCCGTCTATTCCTATCATTAACTCTATTACATTAACGTCTAGAAGACGGTCGCCAAGCTTAtatagttgattttgaataCCGAAATGATAGTATTGCCCTGGATTTACCGTTCGAATTATTATGCCTCCCTTTCTCCTATTAAAAAGGCTTTTTGTAGTTCTTGGAACTTGAAGTCCCTCATCGCTCATTACCCTCAGTATATCATCCCCTAATCTTCTACTGACACGATGTTTTTTAAATATTCGACTGAGTCTGTCTACCAATTCCGGTTTACTTTGAGGTTCTAAACTATCTTCACGCTCAAGAGTTTCATCCATTTGGATTTGGCAGTCGTTTGAGTTTTTAGCTGCAATAATATTACGACTGTCGCCATTCTCATTAATTgtcaattcaatttctttaatattctttagaacttgtaaaatgtttttctttttcagaGCAATATGACGTTGTATAGTTCTTCGGGAAGTCATTTTTGGGTAGAGCTAAGCAATACTTACcagatttttctttaaaaaacttcACTTCTAATAAGGCACACACAAAATTAACAATACACGTCTTGTCACTTCAGCTGTCAGAACTTAAATGATTCATTTTTACTTCaactgtttttttgttattttatatcCCGTTAACTTTCATTAGCTCAGAGGAAAAAAAGTATTGTCCACGACACTACGCAAGACATTGGCAGTGAACATGTCGTTGATGACATTTCTACATCACGTATATTATCTAGTCAACAACcaaatgtttgtgtttttttttaaatgccgttattttcaaaaatcaaaacgatgCAAGACGCTATGCAAGACGCTGGCAGCGAACATGTCCATGATGACATTTTCACCGTGCATCGATTACATTGTCTTCAAATAAATGTTTTGTAGACAACATACAAGAATGTGGCTAttaaagtgtctatagaaagcaaattgtgtgcaatattttcttaaagacATCATTGAAGACAAATTCATGATAGACAGATTTCCCACTGGGATACATTTGATATTCCTGTGTTTGCGTTTGCAAAACACATGATATCCCCAGTGGGAAATCTGTCTATCATGAATTTGTCTTCAATGATgtctttaagaaaatattgcacacaatttgctttctatagacactttaaTAGCCACATTCTTGTATGTTGTCTACAAAACATTTATTTGAAGACAATGTAATCGATGCACGGTGAAAATGTCATCATGGACATGTTCGCTGCCAGCGTCTTGCATAGCGTCTTGcatcgttttgatttttgaaaataacggcatttaaaaaaaaacacaaacatttgGTTGTTGACTAGATAATATACGTGATGTAGAAATGTCATCAACGACATGTTCACTGCCAATGTCTTGCGTAGTGTCGTGGACAATACTTTTTTTCCTCTGAGCTAATGAAAGTTAACGGgatataaaataacaaaaaaacagttGAAGTAAAAATGAATCATTTAAGTTCTGACAGCTGAAGTGACAAGACGTGTATTGTTAATTTTGTGTGTGCCTTATTAGAAGTgaagttttt
Encoded here:
- the LOC142238873 gene encoding uncharacterized protein LOC142238873; the encoded protein is MEQLSKEIAGIKSDINKIFRQQEEMAKLIAENNILLRRNINFYESAQTLFPIDSDEALKKLDADLRTDRQAGIVSVMRKILLGNLMNIDRIIAKSIIMEHNYDGTKEKKSLKSYSNIINGLYEAVKCDGLTYEAFVEKLRTAIRRIKNTSHKQNSRKLKENNI